In Candida dubliniensis CD36 chromosome 6, complete sequence, the following are encoded in one genomic region:
- a CDS encoding GTP-binding protein/GTPase, putative (predicted product has numerous highly significant matches to predicted GTP-binding proteins/GTPases in fungi, plants, and animals, none of which has been functionally characterised;~Similar to S. cerevisiae YLF2) has protein sequence MNTIRYLSYTTRLLAKSTSTPKFLGRASNNLSVGLVGLANVGKSTFFQALTKSTLGNPANYPFATIEPEKSIVLVPSEKLTHYAKLYQSQKTVPTNLTIWDIAGLVRNASSGAGLGNKFLNDIRQVDGILQIVRGFVNDEIVHIEDNKVDPVRDLVIVNDELILKDLEIIESEIERVNKMKNKPGIGGSYEINLQTLDKLSTLLYEGMKVVNGDWSDEEIDVINGLNLLTAKPTVYLLNVSKEDYETGNNQFYKEVNEWIVANSPNDKLIMFSAEYETVLNNTEESLSKGSAIGTVVEEMRSVLSLISFFTCGEMEARQWTIRKGSTAPEAAGLIHTDLQKTFINSIVYKWDDLKELDTFDESKLKSQGKQHKCGKKYIVEEGDVLVIKAGSGKAR, from the coding sequence ATGAACACCATTCGATACCTTTCATACACTACAAGATTACTTGCAAAGTCTACTTCTACACCCAAATTCTTGGGCCGTgcttctaataatttatcagtAGGGCTAGTGGGATTAGCAAACGTGGGTAAATCAACTTTTTTCCAAGCACTTACAAAGTCGACCCTAGGAAACCCAGCAAACTATCCTTTTGCAACTATTGAACCTGAAAAATCGATCGTGTTAGTACCCCTGGAAAAGTTAACCCATTATGCAAAACTATACCAGTCACAAAAGACCGTTCCAACAAACTTGACGATATGGGACATTGCCGGTTTGGTGAGGAACGCCAGTAGCGGTGCTGGCTTAGgaaacaaatttttaaatgataTCAGACAAGTGGATGGGATATTACAGATAGTACGAGGATTTGTCAATGACGAGATTGTCCATATCGAAGATAACAAGGTCGACCCTGTGAGAGATTTGGTGATTGTCAACGACGAGCTTATACTAAAGGACTTGGAAATCATTGAACTGGAAATTGAGCGTgtaaataaaatgaaaaacaaaccaGGAATTGGAGGGTCGTATGAAATAAACTTGCAAACATTAGACAAGTTGTCCACATTATTGTATGAGGGTATGAAGGTGGTCAATGGTGATTGGAGCGACGAGGAAATAGATGTTATCAACGGATTAAACTTATTGACTGCTAAACCAACTGTTTATTTGCTTAATGTCAGTAAAGAAGATTACGAGACAGGtaataatcaattctaCAAAGAAGTCAACGAATGGATAGTGGCAAACTCACCAAACGATAAACTAATCATGTTCAGTGCAGAGTATGAAACAGTATTAAACAATACAGAAGAGCTGCTCAGTAAAGGGTCTGCCATTGGTACAGTTGTGGAAGAGATGAGACTGGTATTGTCGTTAATATCATTCTTTACATGTGGTGAAATGGAAGCAAGACAATGGACTATTCGTAAAGGCAGCACTGCACCAGAAGCTGCTGGATTAATTCACACTGATTTGCAAAAAACGTTCATCAATTCCATTGTATATAAGTGGGACGATTTGAAAGAACTTGACACTTTTGATGAAAGTAAGTTAAAGTCCCAGGGAAAACAGCACAAGTGCGGTAAAAAGTATATAGTCGAAGAAGGCGATGTATTAGTTATTAAAGCCGGAAGTGGTAAAGCTAGATAG
- a CDS encoding RING-domain E3 ubiquitin ligase, putative (Similar to S. cerevisiae TUL1;~In S. cerevisiae: putative orthologue encodes a Golgi-localized RING-finger ubiquitin ligase (E3), involved in ubiquitinating and sorting membrane proteins that contain polar transmembrane domains to multivesicular bodies for delivery to the vacuole for quality-control purposes): MAIDRQTLVFFIIMFIFLSLPSGNEQPHSDKDRETLQTYQHSVRNSSSILHNSTYESGYGNITGYQLSYEDKLQGKSVIDWPIHKFSPSHPWVENQKYSILPDEVSQRVRKFWGISPVKDKAYLLNISGRADGEFQLIESKVKPTKLSIPKYLKEYYKSRENSFTSDEPAEDNREYFKKPIDRKGNVTTDEGVVSIAIKGSQYNFDDPKLSRFVSPQDRVGNAICVSMDLDIKDYPEIEDHSLVLNGVYFQDTGSLIGVTNSAKFYGNYGLSHLTMSNKNFEIAKKLMTQFSNMTNDNELTMDDLNYGIVKAHEQCEYIAFIQFAKTNFTHERLREIDEELKTPTGRPLPHEIPKIVIEEYLLYSPDCGKVLSSKPGSVFSGKKTEVTRAQMRNVLTGILALVGLQLFLVLRQIKNAQTPGQLSLISSKTLFLLGYQDSLVAIMTLLLSTITVELYLILACIATIAFISCGVFEMRFMVSVLTTQANERGTSWWEILRGANAERERQVPDEGPILPIANDPPQETVPNQAWQETSYSNSIFASGFSITIVSMFVIFSSLQWRIQYRKIFEYVGLVFINSFWVPQFFRNTLKNRRKSFAWEFIFGTSVIRLLPIYYFALVKGNPLRHRYDPVLCIVVSVWIGLQLLLLVLQNQLGPRFWINEKWLPKAYEYQRLLSMKDLQEEGFSSELLENLKATMSQSEDQDIVTSQCVCPICMTDVDLPISVKEDKLEEAKRKVNTKGFMITPCHHIFHTECLENWMKYKLQCPVCRKSLPPI, encoded by the coding sequence ATGGCTATCGATAGACAGACCCTTGtattttttataataatgtttATATTCTTGTCTTTGCCTTCGGGTAATGAGCAACCTCATTCGGACAAGGATAGAGAAACGTTACAGACATACCAACATCTGGTACGTAATTCGCTGTCGATACTACACAATTCAACGTACGAACTGGGGTATGGGAATATTACCGGGTACCAGTTATCGTATGAAGACAAGCTACAAGGGAAACTGGTTATTGACTGGCCAATACACAAGTTTAGCCCTTCACATCCCTGGGTGGAGAACCAAAAGTATTCTATTTTGCCTGATGAAGTAAGTCAGAGAGTACGCAAGTTTTGGGGAATTAGTCCTGTTAAGGACAAGGCGtatttgttgaatataTCTGGAAGAGCTGATGGAGAGTTTCAATTGATAGAGAGCAAAGTCAAACCAACAAAGCTATCCATCCCAAAGTATTTGAAAGAGTATTACAAGTCCCGGGAGAATTCGTTTACCAGTGATGAGCCGGCAGAAGATAATCGTGAATATTTCAAGAAACCGATTGATAGAAAGGGGAATGTTACTACTGATGAAGGGGTTGTGTCGATAGCAATTAAAGGGTCGCAGTACAATTTTGACGACCCCAAACTTTCAAGATTTGTTAGCCCACAGGATAGAGTTGGCAATGCTATATGTGTGTCTATGGATTTAGATATTAAGGATTATCCTGAAATTGAAGATCACAGTTTGGTATTGAATGGGGTTTATTTTCAAGATACGGGGTCATTAATTGGAGTTACTAATTCTGCTAAATTTTATGGAAATTATGGACTAAGTCACCTAACCATGAGCAATAAAAACTTTGAAATAGCCAAAAAACTTATGACCCAGTTTAGTAATATGacaaatgataatgaacTTACAATGGATGACTTGAATTATGGTATAGTTAAAGCGCACGAGCAGTGTGAATACATTGCATTCATCCAATttgcaaaaacaaatttcaCCCACGAACGGTTGAGGGAGATAGACGAAGAGTTGAAAACACCTACTGGCAGACCATTGCCTCATGAGATACCAAAGATTGTTATTGAAGAGTATTTACTTTACTCGCCAGATTGTGGGAAAGTATTGTCTCTGAAGCCTGGAAGTGTGTTTTCGGGAAAAAAGACTGAGGTTACTCGAGCACAAATGAGGAATGTATTAACCGGGATATTGGCGCTAGTGGGGCTTCAGTTATTCTTAGTGTTGCGCCAGATTAAGAATGCGCAAACTCCAGGACAGTTGTCACTTATTTCCAGCAAGACATTGTTTTTGCTTGGTTATCAGGACTCATTGGTGGCAATAATGACATTGTTGCTTTCAACCATAACGGTTGAGCTCTATCTTATTTTAGCGTGTATTGCCACAATTGCGTTTATTCTGTGTGGTGTATTTGAAATGAGATTTATGGTCAGTGTGTTGACGACCCAGGCCAATGAGAGGGGGACTAGTTGGTGGGAGATATTACGAGGTGCCAATGCTGAGCGTGAACGACAAGTGCCAGATGAAGGACCAATCTTGCCAATTGCCAACGACCCACCGCAAGAAACTGTCCCTAATCAGGCGTGGCAGGAAACATCGTATAGCAATTCGATATTTGCTAGTGGGTTTTCTATAACAATTGTTTCTATGTTTGTCATATTTTCGTCGTTGCAGTGGAGAATACAGTATAGAAAGATATTTGAGTATGTGGGATTGGTgtttatcaattcattttggGTGCCCCAGTTTTTCAGAAACACTTTGAAGAACAGACGCAAGTCGTTTGCCTGGgaatttatttttgggACAAGCGTGATACGACTCTTGCCTATCTACTATTTTGCCTTGGTCAAGGGTAATCCATTGAGACATCGTTATGACCCTGTTTTGTGTATTGTGGTAAGCGTTTGGATTGGCTTacaattattgttgttggtgttgcAGAATCAGTTGGGACCAAGGTTTTGGATTAATGAAAAGTGGTTACCAAAGGCGTATGAGTACCAGAGGTTGTTGTCGATGAAGGATTTACAAGAAGAAGGGTTTTCAAGCGAGTTGcttgaaaatttgaaagcAACAATGAGTCAACTGGAGGATCAAGATATTGTCACATCTCAATGTGTGTGTCCAATATGTATGACCGACGTGGATTTGCCTATACTGGTGAAAGAGGACAAACTTGAAGAAGCAAAAAGAAAGGTAAACACCAAAGGGTTTATGATAACGCCATGTCATCACATTTTTCACACCGAGTGTTTGGAGAACTGGATGAAGTATAAGTTGCAGTGCCCTGTTTGTAGAAAGAGCTTGCCACCAATATAG
- a CDS encoding MAP-kinase scaffold protein, putative (at N-terminal end, the predicted product has weak similarity to STE5, a pheromone-response scaffold protein in S. cerevisiae;~Similar to C. albicans STE5;~Similar to S. cerevisiae STE5), translated as MYHQPMLQSTPKSWKGLLKSNQSPKKPTTPTTPPSNATITPNTTPPSATCVSPRPEKIPSRHPLQTINPGLNLSFANILNKSLANHETCFICGELLSSVFESERILKLNCGDSTHCECFKAYFKEDIPQAKNHGKTITFAKSCRGLNCNNTRNVVIDANNWYLVSARKLSLIPKRPAPPHPNSANIDALRTTLQNNDIPTRSPSPDPTVSTTITEVDTFDVETVRNNLIKHLLDSCTKISLSRLVSLGNLRVADELSVCVEPSDYFQTRYVYLFENYMVIWNKTDYPVFVPMKNIQLSSRGSSILQVRQKDDSLSTLLQSTSSSIVEKWVVAISDAHLQLPARAITSTIDTTPTDSDSDIDSDEEVIQQALTKNNWTDLMIEIDNALLTSDQ; from the coding sequence ATGTACCACCAACCAATGTTACAGTCCACACCTAAAAGCTGGAAGGGTTTATTGAAATCTAATCAGTCTCCAAAAAAACCCACCACCCCTACAACCCCACCAAGCAATGCGACAATCACACCAAATACAACACCTCCAAGTGCAACATGTGTCAGTCCACGACCGGAGAAAATCCCTTCCAGACACCCACTTCAAACCATAAATCCTGGATTAAACCTTTCGTTTGCCAATATTCTCAACAAGTCACTAGCAAACCACGAAACATGCTTTATTTGTGGAGAGCTACTTTCTTCAGTATTTGAATCAGAGCGAATTCTAAAGTTAAATTGTGGTGATTCCACCCACTGTGAATGTTTCAAAGCTTATTTTAAGGAAGATATACCACAGGCTAAAAATCACGGCAAGACAATAACGTTTGCAAAAAGCTGTCGTGGCCTCAATTGCAACAATACTAGAAATGTAGTCATTGATGCAAACAACTGGTACTTGGTTTCTGCCCGAAAGTTGTCGTTAATACCAAAGAGACCAGCACCCCCACACCCCAATAGTGCTAACATCGATGCCTTGAGAACTACTTTGCAAAACAACGACATACCAACTAGGTCCCCTTCACCTGATCCAACTGTttccaccaccatcacAGAAGTGGACACGTTTGACGTTGAAACGGTTAGAAACAACCTAATCAAACATTTGCTAGATCTGTGTACTAAAATCAGTTTATCCAGATTGGTTCTGTTGGGAAATTTGCGAGTTGCAGACGAGTTATCAGTTTGTGTCGAGCCACTGGACTATTTCCAAACAAGGTAcgtttatttatttgaaaactaCATGGTTATATGGAATAAAACTGACTACCCTGTATTTGTTCCAATGAAAAACATACAGTTGTCCTCTCGTGGCTCGTCCATCCTACAAGTGCGTCAAAAAGATGACAGTTTATCAACATTGCTTCAATCTACATCAAGTTCAATAGTGGAAAAATGGGTTGTTGCCATTTCCGATGCGCATTTACAGTTGCCAGCACGGGCCATAACATCTACAATTGATACTACCCCAACTGATAGTGATTCCGATATTGATTCCGATGAAGAAGTTATTCAGCAAGCACTAACTAAAAACAACTGGACCGATTTAATGATCGAGATTGATAATGCATTACTTACATCTGACCAGTAA
- a CDS encoding sporulation-specific protein, putative (Similar to S. cerevisiae SPO71;~In S. cerevisiae: putative orthologue is a meiosis-specific protein of unknown function, required for spore wall formation during sporulation; dispensable for both nuclear divisions during meiosis; putative orthologue in S. pombe (mug56) is a meiotically upregulated gene) gives MKGIEWCSLVKRKFFFFFPFFFFVDLYQHSCMSTGEHRFTIPRSSYIASLLTVFGPDVLSNYGKGVFVGGYPDIWHNDKPDLITELLKGKDTNKQVLQYNKNEDLFFKKRDAIIKELRSDTTTIDNISEVSTIPVSLPKIKFEMPHPETKVNIDEEWIEEENKRFRKRLKKFAKKSTGGAIRASRTKIKASIFKSYEAGEIIRIDKVLVLVMKPADSGRVSERWREYIAVLRKTESVEEPLMLQFYDIDKSPEESHPRIGFRLNVQVKADFYSYLDKTISLTVLNKVQYILRLNNQTNALRWLYFIKDTLGVGAETNLFNMYVPKLGYFIEVEVPEHVFVNHFKNNQNIVVRKHDAGLEIECDEISQYLKQFLPKSLSRGWFCFRKYDRLEWAGSTGEHLFIQNMLFSSTHQLEYREYEVPDVPPKPIEGFLGRLTNVSGKEKSVLRDFHKISYVYTNRNLLFFTKYYRAVPPQGGDSLVNEVDLFGDIEWLESDFDGGNKIIVDDIERRTDMIVKAEGMVDMVDICEVKISNSSQTQNLVHCALWYSKPELVNEEEIIDSCFEIRLRWGAIIKFQAPNRAVRDIWIASLNEMCMYWRKRQMETLANHIQVSANNAQRLQATKYADSNASDEINFLESQRARACTTNIPHLLPNILVIKSGYLYEKNKKHASFNHFYVVLCPGCLIIYHTFKRSKGTGTRKSTAFYEHYITIPLLQCYLYTGKLTELDLLNSETRATQVDTHSVPRVYPDGWKSMEEDCALCFTLWFGKKRNISHFEKQLPKSFEVGVQNEKNPGMVTMIRKLGITGKSIMFTANSRQEKDQWTMCILNEMDRLTGQM, from the coding sequence ATGAAAGGTATCGAATGGTGTTCATTagtgaaaagaaaatttttttttttttttcctttttttttttttgtggaTTTATACCAACACAGTTGCATGTCTACTGGGGAACATAGGTTTACTATACCCAGATCATCATACATTGCATCCCTTTTAACAGTTTTTGGGCCCGAtgttttatcaaattatgGTAAGGGTGTGTTTGTTGGAGGGTATCCTGACATATGGCATAACGACAAACCTGATTTAATTACCGAGTTGTTAAAAGGAAAGGACACAAACAAACAGGTGTTGcaatacaacaaaaacGAAGActtattttttaaaaagcGAGACGCCATTATCAAAGAGCTACGGAGTGATACCACTACTATTGATAACATTTCAGAAGTGTCCACGATCCCTGTTTCTCTTCCAAAAATAAAGTTTGAAATGCCTCATCCTGAAACCAAAGTCAATATAGACGAGGAATGGATTGAGGAGGAAAACAAGCGATTTAGGAAACGGTTAAAGAAATTTGCCAAAAAGTCAACTGGTGGTGCAATTAGGGCATCGCGTACTAAGATAAAGGCATcgattttcaaatcatatGAGGCTGGGGAGATAATTAGAATCGATAAGGTATTAGTGTTGGTAATGAAACCGGCCGACAGTGGGCGGGTTTCAGAGAGATGGAGGGAGTATATTGCTGTTTTGAGAAAGACCGAACTGGTTGAGGAGCCTTTGATGTTGCAATTTTATGATATTGACAAGTCGCCAGAAGAATCACACCCGCGAATTGGATTCAGGCTCAATGTGCAAGTTAAAGCGGATTTTTATAGTTATTTGGACAAGACTATTAGCTTAACAGTGCTAAACAAGGTGCAGTACATCTTAAGACTCAACAACCAAACAAATGCGTTGAGATGGttatattttataaaaGATACATTGGGTGTTGGGGCAGAAACTAACTTGTTTAACATGTATGTTCCCAAGCTAGGGTATTTTATCGAGGTAGAAGTACCGGAACATGTTTTTGTCAATCACTTtaaaaacaaccaaaacaTAGTTGTGAGAAAGCACGATGCTGGCTTGGAAATTGAATGTGACGAAATTTCCCAGTACTTGAAGCAGTTTCTTCCCAAGAGCTTGTCCAGGGGATGGTTTTGTTTTAGAAAGTATGATAGATTGGAATGGGCTGGAAGTACAGGGGAGCACTTGTTTATACAGAATATGTTATTTCTGCTGACTCACCAACTAGAGTATAGAGAATATGAGGTGCCTGATGTTCCACCAAAACCAATAGAAGGGTTTTTGGGAAGATTGACTAATGTTAGTGGTAAAGAGAAATCGGTGTTACGAGATTTCCATAAAATCCTGTATGTTTATACAAACAGGaacttgttgtttttcaCAAAGTACTACCGTGCAGTGCCGCCACAAGGAGGTGATTCGTTGGTGAACGAAGTTGACTTGTTTGGCGATATTGAGTGGTTAGAGTCTGACTTTGATGGGGGTAACAAGATTATCGTGGACGATATTGAACGACGAACAGATATGATAGTCAAAGCTGAAGGGATGGTTGATATGGTAGATATATGTGAGgttaaaatttcaaattcctCGCAAACCCAAAATTTAGTTCACTGCGCATTATGGTATTCCAAGCCAGAGTTGGTAAATGAGGAAGAGATTATTGACTCGTGTTTTGAAATAAGACTCCGGTGGGGCGCTATAATTAAGTTTCAAGCACCGAATCGAGCTGTTCGTGATATTTGGATTGCCAGTTTGAATGAAATGTGCATGTATTGGAGAAAGAGGCAAATGGAAACTCTTGCCAACCACATACAGGTTTCAGCAAATAATGCTCAGCGATTACAGGCGACAAAGTACGCTGATTCAAATGCTTCAGATGAAATAAACTTCTTAGAATCACAACGTGCCAGGGCTTGCACTACTAATATTCCGCATCTCCTACCCAATATATTGGTGATCAAGAGTGGGTATTTGTAcgaaaagaataaaaagcACGCCAGTTTTAACCATTTTTATGTTGTGCTATGTCCTGGATGCTTGATTATTTACCATACTTTTAAGAGGTCGAAAGGCACAGGAACTCGAAAACTGACGGCATTTTATGAACACTATATCACTATTCCGTTGTTACAATGTTACTTATACACTGGCAAATTGACAGAACTAGATTTGTTGAATTCAGAGACTCGAGCTACACAGGTCGACACACACTCAGTCCCACGAGTCTACCCCGATGGCTGGAAGTCTATGGAAGAAGATTGTGCGCTATGTTTTACATTATGGTTTGGCAAAAAGAGAAACATAAGTCATTTCGAAAAACAGCTACCAAAACTGTTTGAAGTGGGAGTGcagaatgaaaaaaatccCGGCATGGTAACAATGATTAGAAAGTTGGGAATCACGGGAAAGAGTATTATGTTTACAGCTAATAGTCGCcaagaaaaagatcaaTGGACGATGTGTATATTGAATGAGATGGATCGGCTTACTGGTCAGATGTAA
- a CDS encoding zinc-binding dehydrogenase, putative — MKAAVVSNPVEPTKLTEVKEIPKPKIQDNEILVKAKAYAINPTDWKHIVFKMSKPGDVAGSDASGIVEEVGSQVTTFKKGDNVSSLVIGNVSPDNGAFAEYFVAKPQATIKYDHDLVSSSDPKSSTIDSFEGAASVTIGLCTVGISFSHYLNIAQHKKEGDSILIWGGATATGILAIQVAKLVYNLNVITTASPKNHEYLKELGADYTLDYNDADVVSKLQSLGHIKFGLDTIGNQETFQKLYDATTGTPEVFLDSLSLIDGNSIKTNPERKVHWGYTLGYLVVQKEKVLGTKKLVQTPELVHDFNAWWGNVLPTIINKVKHANLKILDGGLASANEGLQLSRDNKVSGQKIVFRAA; from the coding sequence ATGAAAGCTGCTGTTGTATCAAATCCTGTGGAGCCTACTAAATTGACAGAAGTCAAAGAAATTCCCAAACCTAAAATCCAAGACAATGAAATTTTAGTCAAAGCAAAGGCATATGCCATCAATCCAACTGACTGGAAACACATTGTCTTTAAAATGAGCAAGCCTGGTGATGTCGCTGGCAGTGATGCAAGTGGTATTGTCGAAGAAGTTGGTTCTCAAGTTACAACCTTCAAAAAAGGCGACAATGTGAGTTCTCTTGTGATTGGTAATGTTTCTCCCGATAATGGGGCATTTGCTGAATACTTTGTTGCCAAACCTCAAGCCACAATCAAGTACGATCACGATTTGGTCAGTTCACTGGACCCTAAATCTTCTActattgattcatttgaaGGGGCTGCAAGTGTGACCATTGGTTTGTGTACTGTTGGAATCTCATTTTCCCATTACTTGAATATTGCCCAACACAAAAAGGAAGGTGATTCTATTTTAATTTGGGGTGGTGCCACTGCCACTGGTATTTTGGCCATTCAAGTTGCCAAATTGGTTTACAATTTGAATGTTATCACTACTGCCTCTCCTAAAAACCATGAATATTTGAAGGAATTGGGTGCAGACTATACTTTGGACTATAATGACGCCGATGTAGTTCTGAAATTGCAACTGCTTGGACATATAAAGTTTGGTTTGGACACAATTGGTAATCAAGAAACGTTTCAGAAACTCTATGATGCAACTACTGGCACACCAGAAGTTTTCTTGGACTCATTGCTGCTTATCGATGGCAACTCGATCAAGACTAACCCTGAAAGAAAAGTTCATTGGGGATACACTTTAGGATACCTTGTTGTTCAAAAGGAAAAAGTTTTGGGCACCAAAAAGTTGGTGCAAACCCCAGAGTTGGTCCATGATTTTAATGCTTGGTGGGGAAATGTCTTGCCTACAATCATAAACAAAGTCAAACATGCTAACTTGAAGATTTTAGACGGAGGATTGGCTTCCGCCAATGAAGGGTTGCAATTGTCAAGAGACAACAAAGTTTCGGGACAAAAGATTGTTTTTAGAGCTGCCTAA
- a CDS encoding CipC-like antibiotic response protein, putative (predicted product has numerous significant matches to putative CipC proteins (reported as a major hyphal protein in Aspergillus fumigatus (Schwienbacher, M. Thesis (2005) Technische Universitaet Muenchen, Munich, Germany); none of these have been functionally characterised;~Similar to Aspergillus fumigatus cipC) — protein sequence MFGIFEENYDSVYNGKHEAKFSHEAVAGAASFAAVKLFEDRQRREGKPVSHAFAKEALAAIAGGEVDKLFETKGLDYLDRERLRDQAINNAQRGYDDHYGQHEEWSPEHRPPFDYQRY from the coding sequence ATGTTTGGTATTTTTGAGGAAAATTACGATTCCGTTTATAACGGCAAACACGAAGCCAAGTTCTCTCACGAAGCTGTTGCTGGTGCTGCCTCATTTGCTGCTGTTAAGTTGTTTGAAGATAGACAAAGAAGAGAAGGTAAGCCAGTTAGTCATGCTTTTGCCAAAGAAGCTTTAGCTGCCATTGCCGGTGGAGAAGTCGacaaattatttgaaaccAAAGGGTTGGACTATTTGGATAGAGAAAGACTCAGAGATCAAGCTATCAACAACGCTCAAAGAGGTTACGACGACCATTACGGCCAACACGAAGAATGGTCTCCAGAACACAGACCACCTTTTGACTACCAAAGATATTAA